The Lichenihabitans psoromatis genomic interval GATCCAGGGCATGAACTTGTTCGGATCGACGTCGCCCTCGTGGACCATTGCGACCGATTGCATGTCTTCGTCGTGATAATGCTTGGCGCCGCCGTGGCCATGCGCATGGACGTGTCCATGGTCGTGATCATGATGGTCATGGTCGTGGTCGTGGCCATGGTCATGGTCATGATCGTCGGTCTCGAGGAAATCCGGCTCGATTTCGAGAATGCGATCGAGGTCGAAGGCATTGCGGTTGAGAACGGCGTCGAGGTCGACCGCGCAATTCTTGACCTTGTGCAGCTTGGCATAGGGGTTGATGGCGCGGATCCGGGCCTGAACCTCGCGTAACTCCTCGTCCGACACCAGATCGATTTTGTTCAAGACGATGACGTCCGCGAAGGCGATCTGATTCTTGGCCTCGGGCGCATCCTTCAGGCGGGCGCTAAGCCATTTGGCATCGGCGACCGTCACGATCGCATCGAGGCGGGCGTTATCCTGCACGTCCTGATCGACGAAGAAGGTCTGGGCCACGGGAGCCGGGTCGGCGAGGCCAGTCGTCTCGATAATGATCGCGTCGAACTTGCCGCGGCGTTTCATCAAGCCTTCGAGGATGCGGATCAGATCGCCGCGAACGGTGCAGCAGATGCATCCGTTGTTCATCTCGAATACTTCTTCGTCGGCGCCGACCACCAACTCATTGTCGATCCCGATCTCGCCGAATTCGTTGACGATGACGGCGAATTTTTTGCCATGGTCCTCGGTGAGGATGCGGTTGAGCAGAGTCGTCTTGCCGGCGCCGAGGTAGCCGGTCAGCACCGTGACGGGGATCTTG includes:
- a CDS encoding CobW family GTP-binding protein, producing MDKIPVTVLTGYLGAGKTTLLNRILTEDHGKKFAVIVNEFGEIGIDNELVVGADEEVFEMNNGCICCTVRGDLIRILEGLMKRRGKFDAIIIETTGLADPAPVAQTFFVDQDVQDNARLDAIVTVADAKWLSARLKDAPEAKNQIAFADVIVLNKIDLVSDEELREVQARIRAINPYAKLHKVKNCAVDLDAVLNRNAFDLDRILEIEPDFLETDDHDHDHGHDHDHDHHDHDHGHVHAHGHGGAKHYHDEDMQSVAMVHEGDVDPNKFMPWINHLVQTEGGKILRSKGILAFKNEPKRFVFQGVHMMLDGDTQRDWKEGEKRTSKVVFIGRDLPIEEIRKGFLACAA